The segment GACTGCTTTGGATTGCTCCAGGCACTAGCAACTGGAAGCTGCTACCATGGCGGGGGCTATGGGGTGCCCGAGCTGAGCCGGCCCTATAGAGACAGGGCAGGGTCAGCTGGCTGCTTGCACCAGGGTGGGAGGAAACCTCCCAGTGCCTTGTCCTGTTTACTAAGGCAGCACTCCCCTGGAGCTcagctggggctggcctgggtcggggtggggatgggggctaACAATGTGGCTGGCCAACCCGTGCCAGAGGACGTTGCCCCTTTCCTGGGCCGCATCTCAGAGGGTAGCAGGGAGTCCCATGGGGCAGGAGGAGCCCAGCACTGCCAGGATCCGGGCTGAGGATTCAAAATGCCCCATTGGATACTGGGGGCTGTCATGGAgcgtgggggagtccaggccctgcacccctcttcctgggattcactgagactctcagccagccagtaaaacagaaggtttattggacaacaggaacacagtccaaaacagagcttgtgggtacacccaggacccctcagtcaagtccttctggggaagcagggagctcagaccccagccctggggttccctgctttcctccacccagcaccaaactgaaactaacccccccccccgcccccgcccccaagcaggctctctcctgcagcctctgttcacattcctgggcagaggtgttacctccccctccccctcctggctcaggttacaggctctcaggtctcccattgaaactcccctgccacattcccaggtcaacactcccccctccctgctgcatcacatctctccctccttcgagactgaactgagcggggtcactctgaccagtgacctggggaagttcggggccccctctccgggacaacgcgtccgctatcatgttggcacttcccttcacgtggaccacgtccatgtcgtaatcctgcaggagcaggcgcCACCTCAGGAGTTTGAGGTTGGCTCCTTTCacctggtgcagccaggtcaggggagagtggtcggtgtagacggtgaagtgtcgcccaaagagatagggctctagtttcttgagggcccacaccatggccaggtactccttctcgatggccgcgtagttctgctcccggggtagcaacttcttgctcaggtacacgatggggtgtctctcccccttttcatcctcctgcattaacaccactcccagtcccgtgtctgaggtgtcggtgaacaccacaaagggcttgtcaaagtctgggtttgccagaactgggccactgaccagagcctccttcagtgccCGGAAAgtctcctggcactgctcggtccagaccaccttctctggcttccccttcttgcatagctcagtgatgggggtggctatggcgctaaagcgGGGCACAAACCTTTGATAGTATCCTGCCAActcaataaaggcttggacctgctttttggtatggggagcgggccagtctctgatcacctccaccttagctggttccggctttaggcagccgctccccacccgatggcccaggtaagatacttccgccatccccaccttgcacttctcagcttttatggtcagcccagcccccttgagtcggtccagcacttgtctaacctgggacacatggtcctcccaggtctggctaaagacacagatgtcatcaatatacgccacggcaaaactctccatccccctcagtagctggtccaccaggcgctggaaggtggccggcgctcccttgaggccgaaaggcagggtcaggaactcatagagccccagaagGGTGATAAAGGCTGATTTCAgctgggcatctgcatccagtggcacttgccagtagccctttgtaaggtccatggtggtaaggtatcgagctcctcccagcttgtctaggagctcgtcaggcctgggcatggggtaggcatcagatacagtgatggcattgagcttccgatagtccacacagaaccggaccaacccgtcctttttggggaccagcaccaccggcgaggcccaagggctggcagatggctggatcacccccaaagccagcatgtcccggacctctctttccaggccctgagcagttttccctgtgactcggaagggggagcatcttatcagcgggtgcgaccccgtctgcacccggtggacagtcagattagtgcgtccaggctggttggaaaacagctgtcggtagggatgcagcacccccctgacctcagcttgctgggcaggggttagctgatccgagaggggaattgtttccaggggggaaccagctctggtcccagggaatagatctactaaagggtcatctccctgctcctcccaatgtccacacacaactaacaccacattccccctggcataatatggcttcatcatattcacatggtacacccggtggtggtgcgcccggttagacagctccaccacatagtttacctcatttagctgcttgacaaccttgaaagggccctcccaggcaacctgtagtttgttctttctcacggggatgagaaccatcaccggatccccggtggcgtaggcacgggcccgagccatgcggtcataccagaccttctgcttcttctgggctctggccagattctccctggccaggcccatgagttcaacaagtctctctcggaagatcaggacatactccaccactgactctccattgggagtggccttcccctcccattcatctctcatcaggtccagggggcccctcaccctccttccatataacagttcgaaaggtgaaaatccggtagactcctggggtacctccctgtacgcgaacagcaggtgaggtaagtacttgtcccaatcctgcgggtgctggttcataaaggttttcagcatcatctttagcgtcccgttgaacctctccaccaacccattggactgggggtgataagccgaggcccagttgtgccggaccccacatttctcccacaagcaccggagcagggcagacatgaagttggacccttggtctgtcaagacttccttggggaaccccactcggctgaaaatggtcaggagcgcatctgctacggtgtctgcttcaatggaagctaagggcactgcctcagggtagcgggtggcaaaatctaccaccaccagaatgtatttcttccccgacctgGTCATCTTGTTCAGAGGTCCCattatgtccatggccaccttctggaaaggttcctctatgatgggcaaaggtctcaaagctaCTTTCCCCTtttcccgggccttccccaccctctgacaggggtcacaggatcggcaatactgccggacagtggtaaagaccccgggccagtaaaagttctgtagcaacctctgccgggtgcgccggattccctggtgcactgagagggggatgtcatgggccagggacagtagcttgcggcgatactttcgggggaccaccagctgcctcctgatcccacaggactccacttcccctgggggagcccattctcagtacaggaaccccttctcccacaggaacctctcctggcaacctctccataccacactgaggtcggccaggtccctgagcttccgcaaggagggatctttctgcaactcggcctggaactcagcagctggggaagggatggggaccggttccctctcattggccggctctgaggccacagcctctctgagccgtgcccctcggcactccctccccaccagggtagggtcctgcgcctccggtgtggtaccctcccgaAGGTCGGGGCGCAGTGCCCCTCGctggctctggctacgggtcacaaccaggacggtctgggggttgcttggccagtcctctaggtccccCCCCATCAAAatctcagtgggcaaatggtggtgcacccccacgtccttggggccctccttggccccccatttcaggtgtacccttgccacgggcaccttgaatggggtcccacccacccccgtcagggtcaggtaggtgttgggcaccacccgatctggggccaccacctcgggccgggccagtgTCACCTCCGCGCctgtatcccagtatccattgaccttcctcccatccacctccaggggaacaaggcactcactccggagggacagccccgcgcccaccctgtaaaccgagaaccctgagtccggagcatccggccctctggcagagctggcctggggtactcttccctcccgAGCAGGTagtaagctggcagccccccttgcctgggccgtctgcccctcgtccagctgggtccctacccagttaacacTGGGTAGgatgggtctgctcagtctgtccctgagcctggggcactgggtccgtatgtggcctctctggccacagtgatagcagctcaggtcacgttggtccccgcAAGCGGGTCGGAGGGTCCCAATGCCAGGCATTCCCCTTGGGAGGGGATTCTCcatatttccccgctgggaggccccatggtgactctctctctgcatcggggggggcctgttcttttgggactcctccctgctaccccctgaccgactgttcacaaactcgtcggccagctgccctgcgtgctgggggttctctggctttttgtccatcaaccacagcctcaggtcggaagggcattgttcatacagttgctccagtacgaacaggtcaagcaggtcctctttagcttgggccccagctgtccacttgcgggcatatccctgcatccggttgaccacttgtaggtaggtgacctcaggcattttacgctgactccggaaccttttccggtacatctcgggggtcagcccgaactcacggagcagggcctgtttgaacagttcatagtcccctgcctccggccCTTTCATTCGGCTGtagacctccacggctttggggtccagtaagggggtgaggaactggagcctgtctgcagggtcaaccctgtgcagctcgcaggcattctcaaaggccgtcaggaagctatctatgtcctccccctccttccgctgggccaggaagcacttatcaaagctccttgcagtcttgggtccccccgcactcaccgcagccggtgccccactgctcctcagcctggccagctccagttcatgctgtctttgtttctccttctcctgacgctccctctccttctcctcctgctcatgttgacgttgcctctccttctcctcctgctcatgctgtctctgtttctccttctcctcctgctcatgcctacgttgcctctccttctcctgacgttccctctccttctcctcctgctcatgccaacgttgtttctcctcatgctgACGCTGCTTTTCACggtcctccagctccctcattttcatctccctctcccattccagccgcctccgctccagggatggggagctccgccgggaggatcccctgctggctgccggggtcagggtgccctcagtCTTCACTGGgctgcccccaacccctcccccaggcctaggtaggaagggtctcggggtgtcctcggcagcagtctgacccctcccagcccggtcaggccccagggcccacactGCGTccaccgggcggcttccctcagggacagggatcgggtcatccaaacgatccctctcctccaactgggcaatcagctgttccttggtggacctcccaatgcgcagccccctctgcctgcacagctccaccaggtcgctcttaaggcgtttagcgtacatctccctgctggccactcgcaggccgggcagctttctacagtttccaggaaaaaccccgagggtgccagtccttcttgaggtcaccacctctttgccagggtcgagctgcagactcctccgcccctgggaccgctcgctgcaatcccccgggggaccctgttactgcaaaatccttctctctggtcacacgctcccaggggttaaccgccccctggaactgtctctctctgaatcttcagcacgcctggtccccgtcaatcccccttcgttttactggtccccagtcacttactgcaggaagcgccgttcacggggtgcagtagatcccaccgctaccaccagttgtcatggagtgtggggcagtccaggccctgctcccctcttcctgggattcactgagactctcagccagccagtaaaagagaaggtttattggacaacaagaacacagtctcaaacagaggttgtgggtacaaccaggacccctcagtgaagtccttctgggggagcagggagcttagaccccagccctggggttccctgcgttccgccacccagcaccaaacctgaaactaaacccccccagcaggctctctcctgcagcctctgtccacattcctgggcagaggtgttacctccccctccccctcctggctcaggttacaggctctcaggtctcccattgaaactcccctgccacattcccaggtcaacacttccccctccctgctgcgtcacggGGGCGTCGAGTCACTTTGGTGCAGACGCAGATTTGCAAGCGACCCTGTTTTCTCCTGCCCCCGTAGGCCTGGCAGCACCCTGACCCGGCCTGGCTCGCATGGCACCAACTGGGCTCTGGACTGTCCTCTGGCTCTAATGTCACTCTGCCAGGTCTCCCCCGCTGCCCtgattaacacccccccccccgcccgacgGGCCCCTCCTCCTGGGAAAGCCgctgctccctcctgcccttcGCTGACCTCTCGGGGCCAGAGCTCTGCCCTTTGCGCTCCAGCCGTGCCATTGTCCCCGCACAATGGGGGAGATCCGGCTGGTTGGGATGGCAACGCGGgcgggctggaggggcaggggggctgtggcgGGGGCTGAGCTGTTGGAGGGGGCTGGCGGCACAGCTGCACAGGGGCCGGGGAGTTTGCAGAGCAGGTGCCCTCCAAACCCTGAGCTCCGCTCGGCTTCAGCCCTCTGCCGCCCAGGGCCTGACCTCAGTTCTCGGCCCCCTCGGGATGGCCGCGCTCAGCTCCCAGCCGTCTCCCTTCGGGCACCTGACGCGGGAGAGGCACATCCAAGCGCTGGAGAGATCCTTGAGGAAGAAGGACGGGTCTCCGGGCCTCCAGGCCAGGGGGACATCCCCCAGCTGGGAAGGCACAAGCTGGGCTAACCAGGCTGACGAGCCGGCCCTTGAGAGCAGCCAAGGGAGCCCGGAGCCAGATCGGCGGGTTGGAGCCGATGCCCATTCGAGTGCCGAGGACCCTGGCCACCAGCTCAAGGGCCGGAGACGGCCAGGAAGCGAGCGCGGTGGGACTGCCGGGGAGGAAGCCAGCGAGTCACCTCTGCCGCGGCTGGGCTGGCGGGGCAGGAGAACCCGCCGACGGAGCCTGGAGCAGAGCTTGCAGCGGGTTCAGGAGGACGACGAATTTCCCCCGCTCGGGCTGCAGGTGCTGGCCGGCGTCTCCCAGCTGCGCATCACCGCCCGAGCTGATCCACGCGGTAAGGCCCGTGCGAGGCCCAATCTGCTGGCCTCGGCTCCCCGCCGGCCTGTGGCCCTCGCAGCActcagcccccacctcctccttaCGAGACCCCTGCCGTGATCCCAGCACCCAGGACCCAGGGATTGGCAGTGGGGGACAGAGCCTTTCAGCCCAGCTCCTCTCTTCAGCTCCGCCCATCAGTAGGGAGCAAAAGCTGGTGCCCcctggcagtgtctggggggTTCAGGCTGACCCAGGTCACCCAgatcacaaaagccagcaccaGCCAGGCCTGGGAGCCAATAGCGACCAGCTCCCACGTGCGCGGGGGCTGTCTCCGAGGGGAGGAGACAATCTCGGCTCCGACCCGCTTGTCTCTGGGGTTCAGGTGGCCCCAAATCAGCCTGGCCCAGTGCAGTGACAACCCCACCCGAACCTGCAGCGCAGAGGAGCAGAAGGAGGGGAGCAGAGCGGCCAAGGGGCGAGGGGGGGACGCCGGGGGGCATTGGTTTGGTGGAGGACGCGCCAGGGAGCTGTGTCCCGTCATGGTCCCGTCACCTGCTCCCCGCAGGCTGAATGTCAGACCTGCCCCCGGGCTGGGTGCTTTCTGGGATCTCTGGTACCTACACTGTTTAACCCAAGCTGGCCAACATGCGATGGGCCCACCAGCCCCAAGCCATGGGGCCATGAACACCCCCGGCCCGGTCCCAGACGGGCGCTCCACGCCGGCCCTGCTTGAGGAATCTAAAGGCACCACGCCGGGTAGTGACATTTCCTGCCCACCCAGGCCTGGCACTAGCAGGGCGGGgaggtgcggggcggggggcggggggagagggcacagCTCAGACACTGTCGCTGCGACTGTTGCAGGGTTCGCCGGGGACCCGGGGAGAACGTACGTGGTGGGCACCGCGCAAGCAAAGGGGCTGCTGGTAGCTAGCGAAGGTAACTGGTCGCCCCCACCTCCCTCATTGTCACcagccatggggggaggggcactaaACCCTCCCAAATGGGGGGAAATGGTCTGGATAGGAAGCCATGGAAAGGGCTGAGCCCATCCCCCAACAGGAtgtgcctcccacccccacacacccccccccccccccggcagccccctcccgcagcaGCCCCCGATCCTGCCACGGTCCCTCTGTTCCCATCCCCTGCGGCGCTGCCTTGGCTC is part of the Chelonia mydas isolate rCheMyd1 chromosome 9, rCheMyd1.pri.v2, whole genome shotgun sequence genome and harbors:
- the LOC114021463 gene encoding phospholipid scramblase 2 isoform X1, with the translated sequence MAALSSQPSPFGHLTRERHIQALERSLRKKDGSPGLQARGTSPSWEGTSWANQADEPALESSQGSPEPDRRVGADAHSSAEDPGHQLKGRRRPGSERGGTAGEEASESPLPRLGWRGRRTRRRSLEQSLQRVQEDDEFPPLGLQVLAGVSQLRITARADPRGFAGDPGRTYVVGTAQAKGLLVASEETSRLCLHLCGPARSCCVHLQDPQGQEVLWLRRPFGGGASCLGCCQREMRVFTAGDQLVGSVRQRWGILAHLWDLRDPQGVATMRIRGSCAASRCSSNQEFQVTSRAGSPLAVIWKRWPGFNEDRNMDHEFFGVDISAKLGAEDTALLLAAAFLLNFMFFEMS